The Bacillota bacterium genome has a window encoding:
- a CDS encoding PIN domain-containing protein: MTVLVDTGAWYALADRSDAHHAAARRWYQSRAPHEDLVTTDLILTETFTLLMARLGHQAARAWWDAFRATNVRYVVPTPPDFDRASEVLARFSDHDFSLTDCVTFAIMERLGIHSAFSFDVHFTVVRLGSRYSRAITRVP, encoded by the coding sequence GTGACCGTTCTCGTTGACACCGGCGCGTGGTATGCCCTGGCGGACCGGTCGGATGCGCATCACGCCGCGGCGCGGCGGTGGTACCAGAGCCGTGCCCCCCACGAAGACCTCGTGACGACGGATCTCATCCTGACGGAGACCTTCACCCTTCTCATGGCGCGCCTGGGGCACCAAGCGGCTCGTGCTTGGTGGGACGCGTTCCGTGCGACGAACGTCCGATACGTCGTCCCCACTCCGCCCGACTTCGACCGGGCAAGCGAAGTCCTGGCTCGGTTCTCGGACCACGACTTCAGCCTGACGGACTGCGTGACCTTCGCCATCATGGAGAGGCTCGGAATCCACTCGGCTTTCAGTTTCGACGTTCACTTCACCGTGGTTCGTCTGGGTTCCCGATACTCGCGGGCCATCACGCGCGTTCCCTGA